The following coding sequences are from one Musa acuminata AAA Group cultivar baxijiao chromosome BXJ1-6, Cavendish_Baxijiao_AAA, whole genome shotgun sequence window:
- the LOC135677709 gene encoding probable protein phosphatase 2C 74: protein MVHPVEVQCSLSCSLVHLFHVLRECYSTAVYPSTSPLPPLPSKRPAELSFEANKKLKECHLDFYSSAGQAIDQQEDVKKSQVPHLRKMRRRPTRLSIPEPCTASGFVDGDEEKHVSEKEWEVEGCGYWLACRRGHRPVMEDGHGIIPNINGDPKQAFFGVFDGHGGRAAVDFVSEKLGKNIISSLAGQGKQEIQPEVAIKAGYLTTDKEFISQGVKSGACASTVVLKDGELHVANVGDCRVVLSRRGIAKALTSDHHAGREDEKVRIESSGGYITCRNGVWRVQDSLAVTRSIGDASMKEWVISEPETKTIRLTPDCEFLVMASDGLWEKVTDQEAVDVVRKHSESMKHSCKELVELACRRANRDDITVMVVDLQHFAR, encoded by the exons ATGGTGCATCCCGTCGAGGTCCAGTGCTCACTGTCATGTTCCCTTGTTCACCTGTTCCATGTTCTCAGGGAGTGCTACTCCACGGCTGTATACCCCAGTACATCTCCTCTCCCTCCTCTGCCATCGAAGAGGCCTGCAGAGCTGTCTTTCGAGGCTAACAAGAAGTTGAAGGAGTGTCACCTTGATTTCTATTCATCAGCTGGCCAAGCAATTGATCAGCAAGAGGATGTAAAGAAGTCTCAGGTGCCGCACCTGAGGAAGATGAGAAGAAGACCAACGAGGTTATCCATTCCTGAGCCGTGCACTGCCTCAGGCTTTGTCGATGGTGATGAAGAGAAACATGTGAGTGAGAAGGAGTGGGAAGTTGAGGGGTGTGGATACTGGTTGGCTTGCAGGAGAGGTCACAGACCTGTGATGGAAGATGGCCATGGAATAATACCCAACATAAATGGAGATCCAAAACAG GCATTCTTCGGTGTCTTTGATGGACATGGGGGTCGAGCAGCCGTTGACTTTGTCTCCGAGAAGTTAGGAAAGAACATCATATCATCTCTTGCTGGTCAAGGCAAGCAAGAAATCCAACCGGAAGTGGCAATTAAAGCAGGCTATTTGACCACTGACAAAGAATTCATCAGCCAG GGCGTCAAGAGTGGAGCGTGTGCATCCACCGTTGTACTCAAGGATGGAGAGCTGCATGTCGCCAATGTGGGAGACTGCAGGGTGGTTCTGAGCCGGAGAGGGATCGCGAAGGCGCTTACGAGCGACCACCACGCCGGAAGAGAAGATGAGAAGGTTCGCATCGAGAGCTCG GGTGGGTACATCACTTGTCGGAATGGCGTGTGGAGAGTTCAGGATTCACTAGCTGTGACCAGATCGATTGGCGACGCCAGCATGAAGGAATGGGTAATCTCTGAACCTGAGACCAAGACCATCAGGTTGACTCCCGACTGCGAGTTCCTAGTAATGGCTTCGGATGGGTTATGGGAGAAG GTCACAGATCAGGAAGCAGTGGATGTTGTTCGGAAGCACAGTGAGTCCATGAAGCACTCATGCAAAGAGCTTGTGGAACTCGCTTGCAGGAGGGCCAACAGGGATGACATTACAGTCATGGTGGTGGACCTGCAACACTTTGCACGGTAG
- the LOC135677419 gene encoding mannan endo-1,4-beta-mannosidase 5-like: MASFVVGLRRFLGALALLLLAHQAAAAEPPAFVGRSGSKLVVNGSPFLFNGFNAYWLMNVASEDQAKVSKTLSDAAAAGLTVCRTWAFNDGGNPSLQSSPGVYNEKMFQGLDFVVSEAKNHSIRLILSLVNNFKDYGGRSQYVQWARDAGESIQTDDDFYTNAKVKQYYKNHVQKVLTRVNTITKVAYKDDPTILSWELMNEPRCEVDYSGQTVTAWVKEMAAYTKSIDSKHLLQVGFEGFYGNSTPDKIKLYNPNGYQLGTDFITSNQVNEIDYTTIHAYPDIWLQGQSEEARKTFLQQWFSSHWNDSVKVLGKPLVFAEFGKSKTAPGYSQKVRDDFFSYVYDVIYNDAETSGGSFSGGLVWQVMGDGMESYYDGYEVVLSQDSTTTAVIKKQSDAMAALEKRLSGSHH, translated from the exons ATGGCTAGTTTTGTCGTCGGACTGCGCCGCTTCCTGGGCGCTCTCGCACTCTTGCTTCTCGCTCATCAAGCAGCGGCGGCAGAGCCACCCGCGTTCGTCGGGAGAAGTGGCTCCAAGTTGGTAGTCAACGGCTCCCCCTTCCTCTTCAACGGGTTCAACGCATACTGGCTGATGAACGTCGCGTCGGAGGACCAGGCGAAGGTCTCCAAGACCCTGAGCGACGCTGCGGCGGCCGGGCTCACCGTGTGCCGAACGTGGGCGTTCAACGACGGCGGCAACCCCTCGCTGCAGTCGTCGCCGGGGGTCTACAACGAGAAAATGTTCCAG GGGCTCGACTTCGTCGTCTCGGAGGCCAAAAATCACAGTATCCGTCTCATTTTGAGCCTGGTCAACAACTTCAAGGACTACGGCGGCCGATCTCAGTACGTACAATGGGCTCGCGACGCAGGTGAGTCCATACAAACCGACGATGACTTCTACACCAATGCCAAAGTGAAGCAGTACTACAAGAACCATGTCCAG AAGGTGCTAACACGAGTCAACACCATCACCAAAGTAGCCTACAAAGACGATCCCACCATCTTGTCGTGGGAACTAATGAACGAACCGCGCTGTGAAGTAGATTACTCCGGCCAAACAGTCACG GCGTGGGTTAAGGAGATGGCAGCGTACACGAAGTCCATCGACAGCAAGCACTTGTTGCAGGTAGGATTCGAGGGTTTCTACGGGAATTCCACCCCGGACAAGATCAAGCTCTACAACCCTAATGGCTACCAGCTTGGCACGGACTTCATCACCAGCAATCAAGTCAATGAGATCGACTACACCACCATCCATGCTTACCCGGATATATG GCTCCAAGGGCAGTCGGAGGAGGCGCGGAAGACGTTCCTGCAGCAGTGGTTTTCGAGCCACTGGAACGACTCCGTGAAGGTCCTCGGCAAGCCACTGGTGTTCGCGGAGTTCGGGAAGTCGAAGACGGCTCCGGGATACTCGCAGAAGGTCCGCGACGACTTCTTCTCCTACGTCTACGACGTGATCTACAACGACGCCGAGACCAGCGGCGGGTCCTTCAGCGGCGGGCTAGTGTGGCAGGTCATGGGCGACGGGATGGAGTCGTACTACGACGGGTATGAGGTCGTGCTGTCTCAGGATTCAACGACGACGGCGGTGATAAAGAAACAGTCGGACGCCATGGCGGCGCTCGAGAAAAGGCTGAGCGGCTCTCATCATTAA